From one Lotus japonicus ecotype B-129 chromosome 3, LjGifu_v1.2 genomic stretch:
- the LOC130747779 gene encoding protein VASCULATURE COMPLEXITY AND CONNECTIVITY, translated as MEKKVLVVCFVVGFLGLLAAATSFGAEATRIKGSQVQFITSDQCMYPRSPALPLGFTAAMALMISQIIINVATGCICCRKNAQIPDSNWRVALICFVLCWFTFVMAFLLLLTGAALNDQRGQESMYFGSYYCYVVKPGVFATGAMLSLASVAFGIIYYITLTKGKSAGGDSSYPNQGNIAMGQPQIPPQSTQPVFVHEDTYIRRQFT; from the exons ATGGAGAAAAAGGTTCTGGTCGTGTGCTTCGTTGTGGGTTTTCTGGGACTGTTGGCGGCTGCAACTAGCTTCGGTGCTGAAGCAACCAGGATTAAG GGTTCTCAAGTTCAGTTTATCACATCAGATCAGTGCATGTATCCTCGAAGTCCTGCTCTACCTCTTGGTTTCACTGCAGCAATGGCTCTTATGATATCTCAAATAATCATAAATGTTGCAACAGGGTGTATTTGTTGCAGAAAAAACGCACAAATCCCAGATTCCAATTGGAGAGTGGCACTGATCTGCTTTGTTCTATGTTG GTTTACATTTGTGATGGCATTTCTCCTGTTGCTAACTGGTGCTGCGCTGAATGATCAACGCGGTCAAGAGAGCATGTACTTTGGCTCCTACTACTGCTATGTTGTCAAACCTGGAGTTTTTGCTACCGGTGCAATGTTATCTCTTGCAAGTGTTGCATTTGGAATCATATATTACATTACCTtaactaagggaaagagtgcTGGCGGTGATTCCTCATATCCTAATCAAGGGAATATAGCCATGGGACAACCACAGATCCCACCTCAGAGTACCCAGCCAGTATTTGTGCATGAGGACACTTACATCAGACGACAGTTCACATGA
- the LOC130747780 gene encoding uncharacterized protein LOC130747780 isoform X2: MDYGVGSIVWVRRRNGSWWPGQILGLDDLSASHLTSPRSGTPVKLLGREDASVDWYNLEKSKRVKAFRCGEFDDCIEKAESAQGAPLKKREKYARREDAILHALELERQMLQKQAKIGDGQVARRVKRSKYVYFPAESSDSLDYKESLAHAEMLSPQLRGEFPYHGSLVGETESTFMDDVESDSSETDSIDSDSDSSETEPDMDEDMTILAETGRDAEEHESTSSEEPDEIAIIGDMPHLYAREMITSNGAVSKWTLKGKRNNRNLVKRSFSSSNGKGTTYGTDADFEGRRSHLSHKRLGPNMHRYINDFSDALDDDDEMFGLEDDYSQTSRAVSRNRNKIHHGVDWARDDHLASSGYWDTEGFSPIYGDHYHIGGRMRSALVNVDLEVKSSYPKERVPLVSLMSKLDGRAIVGHPIQVETLKDGSSDFLFSAIDDFSNDGSSVLPPAWRTARRTANSRVPRPQVFSSNGAEVAPEFPSLDQDPDFEYRKSNTGSSGHKASLQKKSGLKSHRSSTDKKSLKKVPKKLSLSSNQKTRTLSSLSTEHSLSRKPSHDSSSSYPTDRLIKPEISVPTTVACIPVQLVFSRLLEKINRPPLKAASNAALLNTGAERKS, encoded by the exons ATGGATTACGGCGTGGGATCCATCGTGTGGGTCCGACGACGAAACGGGTCGTGGTGGCCGGGTCAAATACTTGGCCTCGATGATCTCTCCGCTTCTCATCTCACCTCTCCTCGATCAGGAACCCCCGTCAAGCTTCTCGGCCGGGAAGACGCCAGCGT GGATTGGTACAATTTGGAGAAATCTAAGCGTGTTAAGGCGTTCCGATGTGGCGAGTTTGATGATTGTATTGAGAAGGCTGAGTCCGCTCAGGGGGCGCCGTTGAAGAAAAGGGAGAAATATGCGCGTCGAGAAGATGCCATTCTTCATGCCCTTGAACTCGAGAGGCAAATGTTGCAGAAGCAAGCGAAAATAG GAGATGGGCAAGTAGCTCGCAGAGTGAAGAGGAGCAAATATGTGTATTTTCCAGCCGAGTCTAGTGATTCTCTTGATTATAAAGAGTCTCTAGCCCATGCTGAGATGTTATCTCCGCAACTCAGAGGGGAGTTTCCATATCATGGTTCTTTGGTTGGAGAGACTGAATCAACATTTATGGATGACGTTGAGTCTGATTCTTCAGAAACAGATTCTATTGATTCCGATTCAGATTCTTCTGAAACAGAACCAGACATGGATGAAGACATGACTATACTTGCAG AAACTGGTCGTGATGCTGAAGAACATGAAAGCACTAGCAGCGAGGAGCCTGACGAGATAGCAATTATCGGCGACATGCCTCACCTTTATGCTCGTGAAATGATAACAAGTAATGGCGCTGTGTCTAAATGGACACTAAAAGGGAAAAGGAATAATAGGAATCTTGTAAAGAGGTCTTTCAGTTCTTCCAATGGAAAAGGTACTACGTATGGAACAGATGCAGATTTTGAAGGACGAAGAAGTCATTTAAGTCACAAGAGACTGGGTCCAAATATGCATCGCTACATAAATGATTTTAGTGATGCACTTGATGATGATGACGAAATGTTTGGTCTGGAAGATGATTATTCTCAAACCTCTAGAGCTGTATCAAGAAATcgaaataaaattcatcatgGTGTTGATTGGGCCAGGGATGACCATCTTGCTTCGAGCGGATATTGGGATACTGAAGGTTTTAGTCCAATATATGGTGATCATTATCATATTGGTGGGAGGATGAGGTCAGCGCTGGTTAATGTAGATTTGGAGGTTAAATCCAGCTATCCGAAGGAGCGTGTACCCCTTGTTTCTCTTATGAGTAAGTTGGACGGGAGGGCAATCGTAGGGCATCCAATCCAGGTTGAAACCCTTAAGGATGGCTCATCTGATTTTCTATTTTCTGCAATTGACGACTTCAGTAATGACGGAAGTAGTGTGCTTCCACCAGCATGGAGGACTGCAAGAAGAACAGCAAATTCTCGCGTCCCGCGCCCTCAAGTATTTTCATCAAATGGAGCTGAAGTTGCTCCAGAGTTTCCCTCCTTAGATCAAGATCCGGACTTTGAATATAGGAAATCCAACACAGGAAGTTCCGGTCACAAGGCAAGCCTTCAAAAGAAGAGTGGCCTTAAAAGTCATCGGTCCTCCACGGACAAAAAGTCCTTGAAAAAGGTGCCAAAGAAGTTGAGCTTGTCATCTAACCAGAAGACTAGAACTCTTTCCTCATTATCTACTGAACATAGTCTTAGTAGAAAGCCATCACATGATAGCAGCAGTAGTTATCCAACAGATAGATTGATTAAACCAGAAATTTCTGTGCCCACCACCGTAGCTTGCATACCAGTCCAGTTAGTATTTAGTAGATTACTTGAGAAGATTAACAGGCCTCCATTAAAGGCAGCTAGTAATGCAGCTTTGCTGAATACTGGTGCGGAAAGGAAATCATAG
- the LOC130747780 gene encoding uncharacterized protein At1g51745 isoform X1, translating to MDYGVGSIVWVRRRNGSWWPGQILGLDDLSASHLTSPRSGTPVKLLGREDASVDWYNLEKSKRVKAFRCGEFDDCIEKAESAQGAPLKKREKYARREDAILHALELERQMLQKQAKIEVAKDGNQPSGVVDVSEARPQMRGLQDFGLKITPLKGKLSSSVDPYISQKRTVDEGAQDLSSGSLLMGSTLHMNGDGQVARRVKRSKYVYFPAESSDSLDYKESLAHAEMLSPQLRGEFPYHGSLVGETESTFMDDVESDSSETDSIDSDSDSSETEPDMDEDMTILAETGRDAEEHESTSSEEPDEIAIIGDMPHLYAREMITSNGAVSKWTLKGKRNNRNLVKRSFSSSNGKGTTYGTDADFEGRRSHLSHKRLGPNMHRYINDFSDALDDDDEMFGLEDDYSQTSRAVSRNRNKIHHGVDWARDDHLASSGYWDTEGFSPIYGDHYHIGGRMRSALVNVDLEVKSSYPKERVPLVSLMSKLDGRAIVGHPIQVETLKDGSSDFLFSAIDDFSNDGSSVLPPAWRTARRTANSRVPRPQVFSSNGAEVAPEFPSLDQDPDFEYRKSNTGSSGHKASLQKKSGLKSHRSSTDKKSLKKVPKKLSLSSNQKTRTLSSLSTEHSLSRKPSHDSSSSYPTDRLIKPEISVPTTVACIPVQLVFSRLLEKINRPPLKAASNAALLNTGAERKS from the exons ATGGATTACGGCGTGGGATCCATCGTGTGGGTCCGACGACGAAACGGGTCGTGGTGGCCGGGTCAAATACTTGGCCTCGATGATCTCTCCGCTTCTCATCTCACCTCTCCTCGATCAGGAACCCCCGTCAAGCTTCTCGGCCGGGAAGACGCCAGCGT GGATTGGTACAATTTGGAGAAATCTAAGCGTGTTAAGGCGTTCCGATGTGGCGAGTTTGATGATTGTATTGAGAAGGCTGAGTCCGCTCAGGGGGCGCCGTTGAAGAAAAGGGAGAAATATGCGCGTCGAGAAGATGCCATTCTTCATGCCCTTGAACTCGAGAGGCAAATGTTGCAGAAGCAAGCGAAAATAG AGGTAGCAAAGGATGGCAATCAACCTAGTGGTGTGGTTGATGTTTCTGAGGCAAGACCTCAGATGAGAGGTTTGCAGGATTTTGGGCTCAAAATTACCCCCTTGAAAGGAAAGCTTTCATCTTCTGTTGATCCATACATTTCTCAGAAACGTACAGTTGATGAGGGTGCTCAGGATCTTTCAAGTGGTAGTCTTCTCATGGGGAGTACACTTCACATGAATG GAGATGGGCAAGTAGCTCGCAGAGTGAAGAGGAGCAAATATGTGTATTTTCCAGCCGAGTCTAGTGATTCTCTTGATTATAAAGAGTCTCTAGCCCATGCTGAGATGTTATCTCCGCAACTCAGAGGGGAGTTTCCATATCATGGTTCTTTGGTTGGAGAGACTGAATCAACATTTATGGATGACGTTGAGTCTGATTCTTCAGAAACAGATTCTATTGATTCCGATTCAGATTCTTCTGAAACAGAACCAGACATGGATGAAGACATGACTATACTTGCAG AAACTGGTCGTGATGCTGAAGAACATGAAAGCACTAGCAGCGAGGAGCCTGACGAGATAGCAATTATCGGCGACATGCCTCACCTTTATGCTCGTGAAATGATAACAAGTAATGGCGCTGTGTCTAAATGGACACTAAAAGGGAAAAGGAATAATAGGAATCTTGTAAAGAGGTCTTTCAGTTCTTCCAATGGAAAAGGTACTACGTATGGAACAGATGCAGATTTTGAAGGACGAAGAAGTCATTTAAGTCACAAGAGACTGGGTCCAAATATGCATCGCTACATAAATGATTTTAGTGATGCACTTGATGATGATGACGAAATGTTTGGTCTGGAAGATGATTATTCTCAAACCTCTAGAGCTGTATCAAGAAATcgaaataaaattcatcatgGTGTTGATTGGGCCAGGGATGACCATCTTGCTTCGAGCGGATATTGGGATACTGAAGGTTTTAGTCCAATATATGGTGATCATTATCATATTGGTGGGAGGATGAGGTCAGCGCTGGTTAATGTAGATTTGGAGGTTAAATCCAGCTATCCGAAGGAGCGTGTACCCCTTGTTTCTCTTATGAGTAAGTTGGACGGGAGGGCAATCGTAGGGCATCCAATCCAGGTTGAAACCCTTAAGGATGGCTCATCTGATTTTCTATTTTCTGCAATTGACGACTTCAGTAATGACGGAAGTAGTGTGCTTCCACCAGCATGGAGGACTGCAAGAAGAACAGCAAATTCTCGCGTCCCGCGCCCTCAAGTATTTTCATCAAATGGAGCTGAAGTTGCTCCAGAGTTTCCCTCCTTAGATCAAGATCCGGACTTTGAATATAGGAAATCCAACACAGGAAGTTCCGGTCACAAGGCAAGCCTTCAAAAGAAGAGTGGCCTTAAAAGTCATCGGTCCTCCACGGACAAAAAGTCCTTGAAAAAGGTGCCAAAGAAGTTGAGCTTGTCATCTAACCAGAAGACTAGAACTCTTTCCTCATTATCTACTGAACATAGTCTTAGTAGAAAGCCATCACATGATAGCAGCAGTAGTTATCCAACAGATAGATTGATTAAACCAGAAATTTCTGTGCCCACCACCGTAGCTTGCATACCAGTCCAGTTAGTATTTAGTAGATTACTTGAGAAGATTAACAGGCCTCCATTAAAGGCAGCTAGTAATGCAGCTTTGCTGAATACTGGTGCGGAAAGGAAATCATAG